CGAAGTTGGGGGAATGGCCAGCGGAGGCGGACAAATCGTCGCAGCCCGCGCGGAGGCCGAACGAGTCTCCGGCTCAGACAGAGCTGTCGGTTCAGTCGTCCATCTTGTCCAGGAGGAGGATTCGGTCTTTCATTTCGCCCATTCCGGCCAAACGACTTTGCCAAGACCCCCGGACCAGAGAGGCGGACGGTCAGTTGGCTCCACCTCACGGCATTGCCGGTGCAAACCCATTGCGCAAGGGCGAGCCAGGGAACGAAGCTGCACTGACCAACAGTGGCAAGGACAGCCCCGGGGCCAGCGTCTCTCCAGTGGTCTCCCTCACCAGTCCCGGCAAACTCAAAACTCTCCCCCCCAGGAAGGGCCGGGGATTGAAGCTGGAGGCCATTGTGCAGAAGATCGCGTCCCCCAATGGGAGGAAGTTCCCCGTGGCAGGATTACTGGAGGGGGCGTCCGATGGGGTAACGCTCGAGGATATCCTCTCGGTCCGGGAAGGATGCTGGGAGAGCGAGCACGGGCCCACCGTGCGGCCAGGGGTCAAAGTTCGCGGAGAGGCCACGGCGGAGCCTGAGGCCCAGCTCGGGGGCCCGGGGGTTGCCGGCTGCCCCCAGGGTTACGGGGGTCTCTCCCCGGCGACCCGCCTCCCCTACCAGGCCGACCAGGCCTCCCTGGCCCGCTCCCCTCAGCTGGCGCTAGGCCAGGGTCTCGCCGCCAGCCTCCCCAAACCGGACGGCGTGCCCCCCAAAGGGTACTTCCCGTCGGGCAAGAAGAGGGGGCGCCCCTTGGGAAGCATCAACAAGACCAAGCGGCAGCTGCAGCCATGCCGGGGCCTGCAGACCCTGGGGGAGGAGGCAGACGAGAGCGCCCCCAAGAAGAGGCGGCCCAGGAGGAAGAAGGCGCCTCTACACTCACGGCCCAGGAGGAGGAGGAAGCCAGAGGCCCCAGCGGCCTTACCCCAAGAGCCCGAGATCAAACTGAGACACGTGGGGGGCCGGGTCACCCGCAGGAGGAGGGGGGACGCCCAGGACCGGATCTTCTCGCCGTACGTACTCCTGGAACGGAGGCGGGAGGCAGTGCTGCTTTGCACCATTATCAACACCCAGGAGGATGAGCGGAACCGGGGCCAGAGAGGGCCCCAGAGTCACCAGGGGCCCGcgtccgcccccacccccaccagctgCGCCGGCAAAGTCCTGCCCAC
This portion of the Chiloscyllium plagiosum isolate BGI_BamShark_2017 unplaced genomic scaffold, ASM401019v2 scaf_2211, whole genome shotgun sequence genome encodes:
- the tcf20 gene encoding transcription factor 20 → GPEGLTGLRPLRQAPNSNGVSDWTDGKAFPTEDSWSGVPKDSRAPHAPEQQSSGHAALQPRLGDSTKLGEWPAEADKSSQPARRPNESPAQTELSVQSSILSRRRIRSFISPIPAKRLCQDPRTREADGQLAPPHGIAGANPLRKGEPGNEAALTNSGKDSPGASVSPVVSLTSPGKLKTLPPRKGRGLKLEAIVQKIASPNGRKFPVAGLLEGASDGVTLEDILSVREGCWESEHGPTVRPGVKVRGEATAEPEAQLGGPGVAGCPQGYGGLSPATRLPYQADQASLARSPQLALGQGLAASLPKPDGVPPKGYFPSGKKRGRPLGSINKTKRQLQPCRGLQTLGEEADESAPKKRRPRRKKAPLHSRPRRRRKPEAPAALPQEPEIKLRHVGGRVTRRRRGDAQDRIFSPYVLLERRREAVLLCTIINTQEDERNRGQRGPQSHQGPASAPTPTSCAGKVLPTSSHMVAGPLVTESSTLGLLLCCLCGKCANHRDLGDLFGPYYPYLYASTLPKNPPAKKLLPPPSRIKVRHKSMPELLKTGHSEDEGKEPGAVLGHTRLKRRHYSEDCTPSWASPRSNKGHRRCYCCEKSPSSVSARTPRLKSELSSQVDLQLPQLPLDPNELWVHGACVLWASEVYLVSGSLYGLQEAVEMGRET